From Dietzia sp. ANT_WB102, a single genomic window includes:
- the efp gene encoding elongation factor P, which translates to MASTADFKNGLVLKEEGQLWQITDFQHVKPGKGPAFVRTKMKNVVTGKTIDKTFSAGVKVEIATVDRRDMTYLYRDGEDYVLMDEKDYEQINVSPSVMGDAARFLLENTSVQVSMNEGVPLFAEMPVAVDLLVQHTDPGLQGDRSTGGTKPATLETGAEVQVPLFINTGDKLRIDTRDGRYLSRVND; encoded by the coding sequence ATGGCGTCAACCGCCGATTTCAAGAACGGCCTCGTCCTCAAGGAGGAGGGCCAACTCTGGCAGATCACCGATTTCCAGCACGTCAAGCCCGGTAAGGGCCCGGCTTTCGTTCGGACCAAGATGAAGAACGTCGTCACCGGAAAAACCATCGACAAGACGTTCAGTGCGGGCGTCAAGGTGGAGATCGCCACCGTCGACCGGCGCGACATGACCTACCTCTACCGCGACGGTGAGGACTACGTCCTCATGGACGAGAAGGACTACGAGCAGATCAACGTCTCGCCTTCGGTCATGGGTGACGCGGCTCGTTTCCTGCTCGAGAACACGTCGGTTCAGGTCTCGATGAACGAAGGCGTCCCGCTCTTCGCCGAGATGCCGGTGGCCGTGGACCTGCTGGTGCAGCACACCGACCCGGGCCTGCAGGGCGACCGTTCGACCGGTGGAACCAAGCCGGCGACTCTCGAGACGGGCGCCGAGGTCCAGGTGCCACTGTTCATCAACACCGGCGACAAGCTGCGCATCGACACCCGCGACGGTCGTTACCTCAGCCGGGTGAACGACTGA
- the nusB gene encoding transcription antitermination factor NusB, whose product MSDEVDHRRRGSRYRARKRAVALLFEAELRDADVVSLAEERRQMGEDSQEFHDVAPYTMEIVTGVAERLDRLDSTIAEHLREWTLERLPAVDRAVLRAGAWELLFGSDEVDAAVVIDQAVLLVSDLSAEKSVPYVNAVLDRVAGLAQHIRAAERAVSDLDTTPAGANEDVSETTSGDPGTHPGD is encoded by the coding sequence ATGTCAGACGAGGTCGACCACCGTCGCCGGGGATCGCGGTACCGGGCGCGCAAGCGTGCCGTCGCATTGCTCTTCGAGGCGGAGCTACGCGATGCGGATGTGGTGTCGCTCGCCGAGGAGCGCCGCCAAATGGGCGAGGACTCGCAGGAGTTCCATGACGTCGCGCCCTACACCATGGAGATCGTCACCGGGGTCGCCGAGCGCCTCGACCGCCTGGACTCCACGATCGCCGAGCACCTGCGGGAGTGGACGCTGGAGCGACTGCCCGCCGTCGACCGCGCGGTCCTGCGCGCCGGCGCGTGGGAGCTGCTCTTCGGCTCGGATGAGGTGGACGCGGCGGTCGTGATCGACCAGGCGGTCCTGCTGGTGTCCGACCTGTCTGCGGAGAAGTCGGTTCCGTACGTCAACGCCGTGCTCGACCGCGTGGCCGGCCTGGCCCAGCACATCAGGGCGGCCGAGCGAGCCGTGTCGGATCTGGACACCACGCCCGCCGGTGCGAACGAAGACGTGTCGGAGACCACGTCCGGCGATCCCGGGACGCACCCAGGGGACTGA
- the pyrR gene encoding bifunctional pyr operon transcriptional regulator/uracil phosphoribosyltransferase PyrR, protein MSADGSETNSVSLFTSDDVARTVSRLAHQIIERTAADAPDSGPVVLLGIPTRGVPLAARLAERIREFSGADVHPGSLDVTLYRDDLAGGPHRPMSPTRVPPAGIDGATVILVDDVLFSGRTIRAAFDALRDLGRPARVQLAVLVDRGHRELPIRADYVGKNVPTSRDEDVSVRLTEIDGRDAVVLRRPDAEEAR, encoded by the coding sequence GTGAGCGCTGATGGTTCGGAGACGAACTCGGTGTCACTCTTCACGTCCGACGACGTCGCCAGGACGGTGTCCCGGCTGGCACATCAGATCATCGAACGCACTGCTGCGGACGCTCCAGATTCGGGCCCGGTGGTCCTGCTGGGCATTCCGACGCGCGGTGTTCCGCTGGCCGCCCGACTCGCTGAACGCATCCGTGAATTCAGCGGGGCCGACGTTCACCCCGGTTCCCTCGACGTCACCCTCTACCGCGACGACCTCGCCGGTGGCCCGCACCGCCCAATGAGCCCCACACGGGTACCGCCCGCCGGTATCGACGGCGCGACCGTGATCTTGGTCGACGATGTCCTGTTCTCGGGCCGGACCATCCGGGCGGCGTTCGACGCACTCCGCGACCTCGGGCGGCCGGCCCGCGTCCAGCTGGCCGTGCTCGTCGACCGTGGCCACCGCGAACTCCCGATCCGAGCCGACTACGTGGGCAAGAACGTTCCCACTTCCCGCGACGAGGACGTGTCCGTCCGGCTCACCGAGATCGACGGGCGCGACGCGGTCGTCCTGCGGCGCCCGGACGCGGAGGAGGCCCGGTGA